The sequence CGGCCCGGTCGTCAGCGAAGACCTGCTCACCGAGACCCTCGAAGGTGACGCACTTGAGAAAGCGGGCCGGGATGATCCGGTCGGTGTCGATGTCATCGCCGCGCAGCACCACGGCGGTGCCGGCCACCTGGCTGATCGGACCGCTGGGGAAGGGGGCAGTGGTCATGGCGCTGGTCACGGTGATGAGGGGGGATTCAGGCGGCGGGTACGGGGGTGGCCGGCGCGGCGGCCAGCAGCTGCCGCACGTCGCACACCCGGCCGGTCACGGCGGCGGCGGCCACCATGGCGGGGCTCATCAGCAGGGTGCGGCCCGAGGCTGAGCCCTGGCGGCCCTTGAAGTTGCGGTTGCTGGAGCTGGCGCTGATCTGACGGCCTTCGAGCCGGTCGGGGTTCATCGCCAGGCACATCGAACAGCCCGGCTCGCGCCATTCGAAGCCGGCGGCCGTGAACAGCGCGTCAAGGCCCTCAGCTTCGGCGGCGGCCGCCACCTGCTCGGAACCCGGCACCACGAAGGCCTTGAGGCCGGGGGCCACCCGGCGGCCGCGGGCCACGGCGGCCGCCGCCTGCAGATCACTGAGCCGGCCGTTGGTGCAGCTGCCGATGAAGCACACATCCACCGGGGTGCCGGCGATCGGGGCACCGGGCAGCAGATCCATGTAGCGGTAGGCCTCCTCGGCGAGGGGGCGCTCATCGGCGGGGGTCTGCTCCAGGGTGGGAATCGCCTCGTCCACACCGATGCCCTGGCCCGGCGTGATGCCCCAGGTCACGGTGGGGGCGATGGCGGCGGCATCGAAGCGCACCTCGTCGTCAAACAGCGCCTCCGGGCCGCTGGCCAGGCTGCTCCACCAGGCCACAGCCCGCTCCCAGGCCTCGCCCTCAGGGGCATAGGGGCGGCCCTTGAGGTAGGCAAAGGTGGTGGCGTCGGGATTGACATAGCCACAGCGCGCACCGCCCTCGATCGCCATGTTGCAGAGGGTCATGCGCTCCTCCATCGAGAGGGCGGCGATGGCCGGACCGGCGAATTCATAGGCGTGACCCACACCGCCCTTCACCCCGAGGCTGCGGATGATGTGCAGCACCAGATCCTTGGCGTAGACGCCTGGCTGCAGACGGCCGTCCACCCAGATGCGGCGCACCTTGAGCTTGCCCATCGCCAGGCTCTGGCTGGCCAGCACATCGCGCACCTGGCTGGTGCCGATGCCGAAGGCGATGGCCCCGAAGGCGCCGTGGGTGGAGGTGTGGGAGTCGCCGCAGGCGACGGTCATGCCCGGCTGGGTGAGGCCCAGCTCGGGGGCGATCACATGCACGATGCCCTGGCGGCCACTGCCCAGGCCATGCAGGGTGATGCCGTGCTGGGCGCAGTTGCGCTCCAGGGTGGCGAGCATCGCTTCAGCGAGGGGATCGGCAAAGGGCCGCGCCTGGGACGTGGTGGGCACGATGTGGTCAACCGTGGCCACCGTGCGCTCGGGGTGGCGCACAGCCAGGCCCAGGTCGTGCAGCGCGGCGAAGGCCTGGGGGCTGGTCACCTCGTGGATCAGGTGCAGACCGATGAAGAGCTGAGTGGCCCCCCCGGGCAGTTCGGCCACCCGATGCAGGTCCCAGACCTTGTCGTACAGCGTGGCGGCGCTCACCGGATCCCTCTTGAGGCGCAATGGGCCAGGGTAGTCAATGGCTTTCCCCCACCTGGGGGGCCGGGCCCGCCCTTGCGCGGGTTCCCTGTTCAGCGGATGCCGGGGCAGACCTGGCTCATGGCCACCACCTGGCCGGCGGTGATGGCATCGATCTGGACCTCCGTGATGCCATCCCGGGCCAGGGGAGCGTTGAGCTGGCGCACCAACCCCGGCTCCCAGAGCGAGTGTCCCTGGGCGTTGGCGTCGCGCCAGACGTCGCAGAAGAGCAGCAGCTGGGGGCGGCCTTCGCCGAGGTAGAAGTCGCGGTAGCGCTGCCAGTCCGTGGCAGAGGCCCTGGCCTGACCCTGCACCGCAGTCATCAACGCGGCAGCCAGCAGCAGCGACAGCCGCATCGGTGCTTCAAAGGCCCCAGGATGCCACCTGGAGGTCAAGGTCGCCAAGGCGCTCCTCATGGCGCCCGTCAGGGGGCCACCCTCTGGGTAGCGAGCGCCGCATCCGGCAGCGCGTTCGTCACCACCCTGCTCAGCGGCAGCCGGCCCAGAAGTTGCGCCAGGAAAGGATTTTGCGCGTAGCGCACCAGGAGGATCTGATCGAAGCGCGCCCACTTGCGGGCCACTTTGCGGCGGGCGAACCAGCCGCTGTGGGTGGCGATCGGGATGAAGTCGGTGTTGCCGATGCTGTCCACGATGTAGAGCCGGAAGGCCTGGGGGCCCAGGCGCTGGCACACCACATTCTTGGGGCGCAGGGCCAGGGTCACGATGCCGTCGCTCAGCATGGTGCGCCTCAGGGCCAGAAGCCCATCGCGCAGGCCACGACAGTGAAGACCTGAGGCCTCATTGGACTCGAGGTAATGCTGCAGCGTGTGCGCCACCA is a genomic window of Cyanobium sp. NS01 containing:
- the leuC gene encoding 3-isopropylmalate dehydratase large subunit; protein product: MSAATLYDKVWDLHRVAELPGGATQLFIGLHLIHEVTSPQAFAALHDLGLAVRHPERTVATVDHIVPTTSQARPFADPLAEAMLATLERNCAQHGITLHGLGSGRQGIVHVIAPELGLTQPGMTVACGDSHTSTHGAFGAIAFGIGTSQVRDVLASQSLAMGKLKVRRIWVDGRLQPGVYAKDLVLHIIRSLGVKGGVGHAYEFAGPAIAALSMEERMTLCNMAIEGGARCGYVNPDATTFAYLKGRPYAPEGEAWERAVAWWSSLASGPEALFDDEVRFDAAAIAPTVTWGITPGQGIGVDEAIPTLEQTPADERPLAEEAYRYMDLLPGAPIAGTPVDVCFIGSCTNGRLSDLQAAAAVARGRRVAPGLKAFVVPGSEQVAAAAEAEGLDALFTAAGFEWREPGCSMCLAMNPDRLEGRQISASSSNRNFKGRQGSASGRTLLMSPAMVAAAAVTGRVCDVRQLLAAAPATPVPAA
- a CDS encoding YrbL family protein, which gives rise to MLHLDASTYVGRGLHRECHRHPEDPSLCVKVDIGGDPHDSRREQRFYRHLQRRGISWDAVPRWNGTVPTNLGVGSCFELIQDTPGVVAHTLQHYLESNEASGLHCRGLRDGLLALRRTMLSDGIVTLALRPKNVVCQRLGPQAFRLYIVDSIGNTDFIPIATHSGWFARRKVARKWARFDQILLVRYAQNPFLAQLLGRLPLSRVVTNALPDAALATQRVAP